TATTCATAAAAAAGTATATTATCTGAGTCCCAATAATTCAATGGGCGTGATATAACAGCATAGATTCCAGTTGGATATGTAGTTTGCCATCacagaacaaaaaaatttaaggaaagGAAGTAGCTCCATATAATGCTTACAAGCCCTTGAGTTAGACTATCTGCAAATAATGATCACCTCATCCTTTCTGATATAATGCTTTGAATTCTGCCCATATAAAATTGCAAGTGGACCTCTCGAAGCAATTGCTTGTTGTATGAAAGATCCAGCACATCGTTCCAATCTAGTGGCAGGCTCCCTTTTATACTCATGTCGATACCTGGAGACTAAAgttttaaacaaaaagaaagaactgaGTTTACGTTGTATCGCAGGGTTTCCATTTCCTATGATAGGCAAAGAAAGCTATGATAATCAGTcacttttatgataaaatctgaTCATATTCCTTTTAGTAACTTGTACAGCTGCTGAATCTTTGACCAATAAAAGCACTAATAATGAAATTAGGATGTGTACCagtgtgacaaaaaaaaaaatgaatgtctACACATGGAAGTCCTGAGGGAAGCCAAAGGAAACAATGGACTTTGTCATACCCAAATCCAGCGGTGTTACCTTCTCCATTAACAAAAGAATCCCGATCACCTGGATAAAAATCCATGCTATGTATCTGAAATTAAATAGCAAACGTTTAAAAGAGGTGGAACATATACATGCAAGTATGCAGGCATGACAGAAGGCAATAATGCTCAAGGCGGATTGCAGAACCACAAGTGAGCATGCACTCTGCCTGCACGCTTGCACTCTTTCAGTGTGTGGGTTGGTGGGTGGGTGGGTTGGGGTGTGTGTGTATATGTTTGAGAGAAGGGGAGGGGGTTGGATTCAAAAGTACAATCATTGGAAAATACCATTTCCCAAATCTCCATAAGCTTAGAGTCGTCACAATCACTTTCACACTCTTCGTCATTGAGTCTTGACAGACTACTGTCTAATTCATGAAAAACAGATAAACTTGAACATTCATCATCTGATAAATCGTCTGTTGGATTACATTCTTTGAGGGACTCGCCGGTAATTGATTGCTCTGTAAAATTTTGATCTTCAGGTTCTCTATACAAGGGACTTGTCTCTGCAGGAGCTTCAATTTCCTTTCTGGTAACCACAATGGCACTCGCAATATTGGGAAACACAGTTTTGACTCCACAACTAGCAGAGAGCTTGTTTGAACCTTCATCTGGCAGTTTGTGTTGTTCCACTGACCGATAATTTATAGAAGTATAGGGAGGATTTTCTTCTGTCTTGAGGAGGCTTATTTCTTCCTCACCTTCATTTTTAGCAGGTGAGGAAGCATCACTTTTGGAGTCTTTGTGGCTCTGGCATATTACAGAATAGAGGGGTACTGTGGGTGAAGCTAACTCATCATGCCATGGAATGTGGGGATCCTCTCTGTTCAATGAGCATACCATCATTTCATCAGAAATTTCTCCAAGAACATGAAGAGATGATTCATCAACTTCTAAAGAATTCAGACTGTACTCTCTGTATTGAGCACGCTCTGACATGTTAGAGACAACAGCAGTTGCAGAAAATATGAAATCCTGACTTCCAAGACACATCTCTCGATTCAATTTTGGATCTTGAGCTAAAAGCAAAACGTCTCCTTTGTGTCCAACATCGTGCAAGCTCCCAGAATAACCTTCGCCTTCATAAAAATCCATTTCACACGCCATATTTAATACACAATTCGAGAGATCAATATGGTCATTTGCTGAAGTAGCAACAGACGCATGAACTTGACCATGGGTAAGCTTGTCTGGCAATATCTGTCCtgaaattgcaatcttatcttggTTTGATGAACTTATCTTCAGACCGTCCAATTTATCATGAAGTGCATTCCCTTCATCACCTGGACTCGCACTCAACAGCTCTTGAGCTAAAATTTCCTCAGTTTTCCTTGACAAGTTATGGGAGGAGTTAGTCTCTGGGTGTGCAGTCGGTGTGCCTGATATACCGGGATTAAAGCAATCCCTGAAGTCAGCACAATTTTCACGTATGGTAAAGAGATCATGAGCATTATCCTGCTCAAAGTGTGATCATCATCACTTCTTCCCGATTGCTCGACTGAGACGAGTGGAAACTCTCCACGACGTCTAATATAGTAATCCTGTCTGATAGAATCATTGTGCTCACTTGCTTCAGTTATACCCGGATTCAGACCATTTCTGTGGTGCTGGATGCCCATCTTTGTATCTTGAACTAAATTATGTCTCCTAACAAGgtgttcataaacaaaatctTCACAACACATGTGAGACTTAGCTTTGAGAAAATAAGTAAAATGAGGAGCACTATTTTCACTGCGCATTCGCTTTCTCCTGACATAATAAAACCTGCAGGTATTTTGAGATCTTCTTTTTGCTCGAACGTCCGTGTTTTCTTTGCATCCCATGGACCTCACACCGGAGAGTTCAAAGTCGGTCCCTCTCGGAGAAGCTTGGGTTGAATCAGGATCTGCACGTCGGCGATGCTGGACGTCCGTCTCGATATTCCCGACTACGCGATCACTCCTGATGGGGTGTTGATAAACAGAATCTTCAGAACCCACACCATTGGCTTCGGATGGACGAGAAATATGAGGGCCGCTATTTTGGCGGCGCCCTTGCTTCCTCCTTGCATAACAAAATCCCCAGGCACTTTCAGATTTCCGTTTTGCTCTAACATCTACAGCTCCTTCACACCCCCCGGATCTCAAACCAGAGAGCTCGAAACCAATCCGTGCAGAAGTCGCAGTTTCGGCTGACATTACGTGGCTGAGGGGCGATCGATCGTGGACCGGCAGCGAACGCTCGATGCTTACTCGATGGTTCCGGCGAAGCACCACCAGCTCGCACCTATAACACGACACAACATCGACACGAATAAACATGCGAATCCGCGAACGCGCGCGACATCTTCATCGCGTCAAGCCAGAGTCGAAGCGCGATTCCGCCTACACATGAGAGGAATCGCCTATGGAGCACGTATCCGAGCTACGCAACCAGCACGAGCCGATGATAGCGCGGGCCGCGACGCAGGCTGTTCCCGACGACGATCTCCGTCGCGTCTGAACCGGCGAGGCCAGAGAAGACCGTCGGAGATCAACCGAACGGCAACTTTCATCGAGGCGACGGCGAACCGACGCGTTTACTCCGGCCATCGGAGAAGAGAGCCGAGCGGCGTACCTGAATAGCTCGAGCGAGGAGGCTCCGGAGCAAGCGCCGCCATCTCCAGCAGCAGAATTCTCTTGCCTCGAATTTCGaaatgggggagagagagagagagagagagagttgctgCAATGCAAGCAGCGTGCGTAACCAATTGGAACGTTTTCAGTTTTACCGGGAACTGCGAAAAGGAAGAGGTGAAGACGACGACGTTTTTTTACCGATTTTTCTAGtgtgtgtttttattttattttattcgatattttaaaatttgatttttcttgtgttGCTTGGTGGTTACTAAATAAGGCTATTGACAATACGTTTACATTACTTAGGCTGTCTTTTGTAATGTATTGCATCTGTTTATAAGATTGTTTATGGTAACgttaaattattatttgtaAATTTAGTATCATAATTTCAATATAGGACATAGGAAAATTCTAACAAAGGTATGATATCatagggtgcatttgtttgtgtttctattaaaaaattgttccggagaacagaaatagaaaaaactatttctgttccgggaacaattttttactagAAAGACGCGTTTTATAAACTTGTtctgagaataaaaaatgaatagaaacgcatttggtaaatatatattctttttttgttttttttaattttttaatatttttattttcttttttctttttgtcttcttttggcCAGCCGTCGGCCATGCCGAggctcggcgaccggccgacggggttggtagcctcgcccggccacgacgAGGCTCACTGGCCCCTGACGAGGCTCAGCCTTGttgtggttgggcgaggcttggccttgccttggttgggcgaggccgagcctcgccggtgctgggtgagctcaacctcgccttggttgggcgagcttggcctcgcctagatccagcgaggccgagcgtcgccggcccttggcggCGTCGCCGACTCTCGACGACTGGTCGTCGACCATGgctgaggccggcgaccggccaaagaaaaagaagaagaaaaaaagagaaaaaagagagaaggaaagaaaggagagagaaaatttgttcttcaaaagtgtttaacaaaaaaacttttttttttttgtttcttatttccgttccaattttgttccggaacaaaaatgcaaattttgaacaaaaatgtaaacaaatgcgtttatgtttttttttaaaacagaaaaaataaacacaaccaTGCACGCCCATAGTTTCTTTCGAATTTTTGACAGAAGTGAAGTGAGTTTTATTTGTGGATggaaaatttcatgcaaaaatagtactttttttttttttgacttaatCGAAATAAATGCTACTTGTCATTATTTGAAGGTCATATATACTCTTTTTTGGCTTGGATTGATTTTCTAAGGctctatttattttgcataaaataaatgattttaaaaatatttttttataattgattgtttgtatcgcttgaaataattggcaattgaaaaatattttcattatcgaagaaagtttatgtctaaacatttttgcacgatgaattgatttttcgttcacttgtttttataagtgatcaaaatgattatttagaaaaaaatgttttctaaattattcattttttcagaATAAATAGAACCTAAATATTATTTTCCTTACTTGCGATGGAGTCTTACTTGGCTATCGAAAAGGATCCACTTATCTTAAGATCCCTttgttttgttaaaaataaatcatttcgataatattttccaaatgaaacTCATTTATCTTGCTTAAAATAATCAGTGActggaaaatatatttatatcgacaataatttaagtttaattattttcataaataaagaaatatttttcttttgttcatttttgtaatcGATAgaagtgaatatttttaaaaaaatatttttggcatcaGCTTTAAGGGTTAATCCCATCGAATGTTGTCGTTTTCTAAAGAAGCAACTGCCGCACGTAGTCTTGTCAAGCATGTACGTTAGCCATCGCAATTCCAACTCCAATACATCTAATTCGATTGTGCTATCATTATTTAAATCTTCTTTTGGGCCAGCATTATGCTGTCATTATtgaaagaaacataaaaatgaaatacaGAATAATTACATTACAGAAATGAACTGTAATGAACTACATTATGCACTTTCCACAAGGAAAAAGCATCGCTTGGCCATCCAGACAAGGCTTCCATACATTCATACAACCACAACTTTTCCTTGGAAACGAAAAGAACAGAACATTGCAATCTGCATATAAACTCAATGTTGGATGCATAGACATTCTCGGCAAGCCAGAACTATCGTCGCAGAAGACCGAAATGGCAACTGCTTGCGCTATTTCATGCATAAATGAGCTCATAGTATTGTTTTCACACGTGCCAATAAAGTCTACTTATCGCAGGCAGAAGATTACACAACAGCTTTGTCCATTATTCTGATCTCAAATCAACACACCAACAGTAATTGCAAGAAGGAACACACTTCGATTAAGTCTCGGACTCCCTAGTCCTTGTCTCTTTTCTTGTCTAACTTCGTAACATCCCCAGAAGAGGATACCCACACGAGATTAAATAGAACATCGAAAGTGTtcataagaaaaggaaacataaaTCATCCAAGGTAGCACCACGAAACTGCGACCGACTTCAGTTGAGGCTCAAGTCAGGCACGAAATGTCCTTCACTGGAGAGATCATGGTCGCTCGGATGAAGCCGGAGAGCATACATGGCCGATGCTCCGGTGTGGTTGGACAAGTTGGTGACGGCAGATTCATAATCACCCTCAATATCTTCACTTAGTCCATATTGTAGATCCTCATATGTCGctcccttaatttttttatccgCCAGCCAAACCACATAAGATAATGGCGAGACACAAAGGCAAATAGCAACAGATCAGTCTTTGGCATTATTGATAAACTCCAATATTGAAAAAATCTTTAGTAGGAAATGTACGCAGAAAACGGTCCgattcaaaaaacaaaaacaaaaaacgtaCAGATTCTAGAAGAAGTTCTGTATATCTGTGCTCTAAGGCTTTCACCTGAAAATGAACAGAAAGAACATATAATTGGCATGAGAATGACAAGAAAGACAACTAAGCTACCTAGCTAACATCATtatagaaagaagaaacaataacTATGCAGAACTTTAGTTTGCCCACCTTTTTCTTGTGAGTATCAGTTTGAGTCTTGAGGACATGGTACTGAAAAAGGAAGGTTGAGAATGGAACGGTTAGCTCAAATAAGTTGTGAATTTCTAGTTTGGTTGATCGATCAAAGGATCAATTTATATGGGCAATTTATAACACACATAGATATGTCCATGTGGAAAACACACATATCTACTTATCCGTCCGTCAAACTTCCTATAGGCACAGCCAGTAGCAACGgatttttatggatttttcaCTGTGCGACGCATCATCGGCAGCACCATGACAGAATTTCTTGCCATAACAGTTACCAGGACTACTTTTTAGTCTATAAAAATCACAAGATACAACCACAACATGCCGCCAACTCGAAAGGAGAAGGGAAAATCTCGTTTCGTATAACCTGAACTAATAGTTGAAGAAAGTTGACATAGCAATATCTTACCAACTACACTTCCGAACATTAGCACAATAGAAATGTGGAAGACGTGAAATTTTTTGTGCAACAACTTCTCGAGAAATAATGAAAGCTCCTAAAAGTAATTGCCAACTACAATCATGCTAATAGACTGCTCTAGAATCATAATCTTGCAGCCAAAAGTGAGGTCCAAACACTACTACCAACAAAATAGAGGTCCTGGACCAGACATCTATCTGAGGTTCTAGTCACGGCTACATCTATGATAGTTTCTCTTGAGGATCAAGTCCAAGGTAGATATAAATCTATGTTGAACAGACACATTCGAAAAAGAGAATGCGCATATGTTGATACAACTTGAGAAGATGTGGGGTGAACCGAAAGGGGCTAATTCAACAGGAGCTTTTATGCATGTCAGAGACGAACTTGCTCACCACTTGAAAGTTTCTTGGGGTATGCAAGCAGTTTGAATTATTTAGACACAGCTAGGTTTTCCAGAACCTCAGACGTTTGAAATGGACAAGTTTCAAGACCATGCACTTTATTGCAGttcaaaggagagagagaaaagctagaaatgatagtttttaTTGGTGCATCCTCATCTTTTTATCGATCCGCCACCGATGGCACTTCATCTTGGGACACAGACTATGGTATAATCCCTTAATTAGCGCTATCTACTTCAGCAATTCTTCAACCCAACCTCCGTTGCTTCGTCTAGCCGATCTTCCCTAGCAAGCAGTATAGCAAATTAATGGTAGCGTGGTATGTGTATCGAAGATGTAACCTTTCTTTGCCGCACTGAATTGACAGAAGACTCGATCGTCTGCTCGAGACTGTGCAGTTCTGCGAAGCTCAGCTCGTTCAAATCGTGGCCCAATATCTGCCTGCAAACGAAATAAGAAATATTTCCTCCTCAAATCTTGACATTTTAAAGTACAGATTTTACGAAAGAGCACAAGAAATTGAGTGCTCTGGGCTTTCGTTCTACATTGGCCGACTGCTGCCGATCCCAGCTTGACTAAAAACTTACCTTATTTCCTTCCGAAAATTGTTATTAACCTCCTTCAGTTTCCTCAACTCCTCTTGCATTCTCTGCATACATAAAATTCCAATAAccaatgtttctttttcttaaagaaaTAACAAGaagactgagagagagagagagagagagagagagagggtgaacATCGTAGTGTGTAGTCCACAGATCGATCCCAAGAGCCTTCTGGTAATCATCAATCATCCTTTTTGTCCTGAAAAATCAGCGAAAATTAGCCAGAGCTTaaaaagaacgaagaagaagaaagaaagaaagaaaccaaTCGATCGATCTTGAATTCACACGCACGCTTCCACGCTGATGTTTAAAGAAACAAGAGAGATGAGAACATGAATTAGCAGGAAGTTAGAAATTCGTGAGAAGGCGAATTACGTGGTGGTGGGGCTGATGTACTCGTGGAGCTTCTTGTTGCCGGAGAGCATGAGGATGGAAACCCTAGCGTCGCAGAGGACGGTGAGCTCGTGGGCTTTCTTGAAGATGCCATTCCTCCGCTTCGAGTAGGTCACTTGCCTGTTCGTGTCGTTCTCTATCTTCTGTATCTCTATCTTCCCTCTacccatctcctcctccttctcccccttctcctccttctgcTGGTGGTGGATCTAgatcagtctctctctctctctctctctcgctctctcaaGCTAAAGGAAGATGgtctctcatctttttcaagAATGGTGGGTCGCGTGTGAATAAGGCTACTGTGgtaaataacaaagaaaaggaggTGAAGGGCCTGTTATATTTCGACAGAACAATAGCCAATCAAAAGTGAATGCTGACTTTGGTTCCCTTAAGAAGATTGTCTACACGACAAACAAGAATTCAAGACGTCATCGAAGGTTTCATTTCGTCCAATGAATTATGCTAAATCACATATCAAATCACATATCAAGAATTAGCATGGACAGGGTAAACTCAAGTGCAACAAGGTGCAATACGAATGAAATGCAACTGAAGAAATTCTCGAGTGTACCGATTCCCAAAAAGAGGCGCGTAAGCTTAATTAACACGAAATTAGAGCTAAACAAAATAgctaaaagaataaaacaaataatcaactaTTGGGCCAAAAATGGTGCTGAAAATGGGTCTAACAATATACAATTTATAGACGAGAGTAAAAAGCAACCGCAGAGGGGTTCCTTAATTTGACCCCAACATAAAAATTTGAATGAGCTTTTCGAGTCAGTATTGTGGGCTCTGTAAGTCTTTTCGATTTCAAAACATGTGTAATTCATTGACGACACAGCGTGCGAATCTCATCACCAGGCCTATCCCTCAACTTTTGCCTTTCGGACGTCCCCATGAATACTTCGACAATACTGGTGTTTGCTTAGGGTCTTGGTCAGAAGCACAAAATCTCGCAAAGATTATGTTTATTGATTGCCTTCGTCCATCAATTCGTCTATTATGAATAAGTCCATTCAATATATTGCTCACtacttcaatttttcattttcagcctTTAATCCAACTACCAAGAATGATCCGACAATCATATTAGATCTTTCACCTGAAGCATCACAATTATACC
Above is a window of Eucalyptus grandis isolate ANBG69807.140 chromosome 9, ASM1654582v1, whole genome shotgun sequence DNA encoding:
- the LOC104419682 gene encoding agamous-like MADS-box protein TM6 gives rise to the protein MGRGKIEIQKIENDTNRQVTYSKRRNGIFKKAHELTVLCDARVSILMLSGNKKLHEYISPTTTTKRMIDDYQKALGIDLWTTHYDRMQEELRKLKEVNNNFRKEIRQILGHDLNELSFAELHSLEQTIESSVNSVRQRKYHVLKTQTDTHKKKVKALEHRYTELLLESGATYEDLQYGLSEDIEGDYESAVTNLSNHTGASAMYALRLHPSDHDLSSEGHFVPDLSLN